In Thiofilum sp., the genomic window TTCCAAGAAGTGGGTATTCAAGATCGCAGTCTGATTTGGAACTCGGATTTAATGGAAACCTTTGAGCTGGCCAACCTATTAGAGTGTGCTCAGGTATCCGTGCAATCTGCTTTAAATCGTAAAGAAAGCCGTGGTGCGCATGCGCGTGAAGATTTCCCTGATCGTCATGACGATGAGTGGATGAAACACACGCTGTCTTGGTTAGATCCACAAGGTAAAGTCACGATTGATTATCGCCCTGTGCATACCTATACCTTAACTTCGGATGTCGACTACATTCCGCCCAAGAAACGCACCTACTAAGAGACGCTTAACATGGCTGAATTTAAATTACCGGCAAACTCTGTCGTTAAAGAAGGCAAAACGTGGCCAGCGCCTAAAGGTGCGACCCGCATTAAAACCTTTAAAATCTATCGTTATGATCCTGATAGCGGTCAAAATCCTCGCTGGGATACTTATCAAATTGACTTGGATAAGTGTGCCCCGATGGTGCTAGATGCGCTGTTAAAAATTAAAAACGAGATTGATACTACCCTGACCTTCCGTCGTTCTTGCCGTGAAGGGATTTGTGGCTCTTGTGCGATGAATATTGGGGGTACTAATACCTTAGCGTGTATCAAGGCAATTGAAGACGTTCCGGGTGATATTACGATTAGCCCTCTGCCCCATATGCAAGTGATCAAAGATCTAGTCCCGGATCTCACTCACTTCTATGCGCAATATGCTTCGGTTAAACCTTGGATGCAAACCGATACACCCGCTCCACAAGATCGTGAGCGTTTACAGTCTCCAGAAGATCGTAAAAAGCTCGATGGTCTATATGAGTGTATTTTGTGCGCTAGTTGCTCAACTTCTTGCCCTAGCTACTGGTGGAACAGCGACCGCTATCTAGGTCCTGCTGTGCTCTTACAAGCCTATCGTTGGGTCATTGATAGTCGTGATGAAGCTACGGGCGAGCGTTTAGATAATTTGGAAGATCCTTTCAAACTCTATCGCTGCCATACCATTATGAACTGTACTAATACCTGCCCTAAAGGCTTAAATCCTGCTAAAGCTATTGGTCAGCTCAAAAAGCTAGTGGTTGAACGTCGCTTATAAATACCGCATCAAAACCCCTAAAACACTTGGTCTTAGGGGTTTTTCCTTATATTATCCTCCCTTTCGATATCCTCTACCCCCGCAGAACGTATTGGAGTGATTAGTTATGAGTGAATTATCTCGCCTCAAATTACGTTGCCGCCGAGGCATGAAAGAACTGGATGTCATCTTAATGCGCTATTTAGAGCGTCATTATGAGACGGCTAGTGAACAAGAACGTGTCTATCTCGAT contains:
- a CDS encoding succinate dehydrogenase iron-sulfur subunit yields the protein MAEFKLPANSVVKEGKTWPAPKGATRIKTFKIYRYDPDSGQNPRWDTYQIDLDKCAPMVLDALLKIKNEIDTTLTFRRSCREGICGSCAMNIGGTNTLACIKAIEDVPGDITISPLPHMQVIKDLVPDLTHFYAQYASVKPWMQTDTPAPQDRERLQSPEDRKKLDGLYECILCASCSTSCPSYWWNSDRYLGPAVLLQAYRWVIDSRDEATGERLDNLEDPFKLYRCHTIMNCTNTCPKGLNPAKAIGQLKKLVVERRL
- a CDS encoding succinate dehydrogenase assembly factor 2 — its product is MSELSRLKLRCRRGMKELDVILMRYLERHYETASEQERVYLDELLDLQDPILYGMVMGMDAAPEYYQPLIAKLAAYS